Genomic window (Streptosporangium brasiliense):
AAAAAAACTTTCGCAATCTGAGCAGTTTGAAGCATTTGCGGCTCACTGCGTCGTTTCCGCCGAATACGACGATGCGTTCGAGCCAGAAGACCTACGAACCGGCGGCGGGAACGATCTCGGATTCGATGCAGTCGCCCTGATTGTAAACGGGGACCTCGTTGAAGACGTTGAAGAAATTAGAGATCTAAAAGATCGCAACAATTACCTTCAGGCACGCATAATAATAGTTCAGGCACGCACCACAAGTGGGTTCACTGGAACTACTATCACCGATCTAGCGGACAATATATGTGATTTCTTTGCAGAGACCCCCACACTCCCAATGAATGCCGATGTTTTAGCATTCAAGCAACTAATTGATGAACTTTATAAGCACAGCACATCATTCCGTCGCGGCGCACCGGATCTCGTAATTCGGTACGTTACCACTGGAACATGGGACGAAGACCCACATCTGCGCGCGAAGTTGAACGGCGCCATTAAACGTTTAAAATCACTAAACCTCTTCGAAGAAGTTAGCTTCTCATGTTTCGGCGCGAAGGAAATACAGGCACTCTATCGCCAGTCAGAGAATAGTGTAGAGGCGTCGTTTGATTTCCCCAACTCTATCGTTCTACCTGACATAGAAGGCGTGGAAGGGGCTCACATCGGAATCGTCAAATCATCAGAATATTTGAAGCTTATAACTGATAGCGCAGGGAATATCAGAAGGTCGCTATTCTACGACAACGTTCGAGACTTCCAGGACTACAACGAAGTTAATCGCGGGATCAGGGAAACTCTTGCAAGTCCAGAGAAGCGCGATAGGTTTGTGGTTCTAAATAATGGAATCACAATCGTAGCGCGAGAAATACAGACAACGAGAAACACGTTCACGCTCCGTGACTATCAGATAGTCAACGGATGCCAAACGAGTCATGTCGTGTTCGACGAACGCGACAATCTCGGAGATAGTGTCTATCTGTCGATTAAGGTCATCGTAACACGTGACGAAGATGTAGCTAGCACTATTACAGCAGCTACAAATAAGCAGACACAAGTAAGCGACGAAGATCTTCAAGCCCTGGAGAACTTCCAGAAGGAATTGGAAGACTTCTTTGTTGCTCATCCTGTTGAGCACAAGCTCTACTATGAGCGTCGCTCGAAGCAGTACGCCAGCGTAAGCGGTCTTGAGAAGACTCGGATTATCACGCGCCCACAGCTAGTTAGGGCCTACGCAGCGATGTTCCTAGATGAGCCATGGCGCGCAGGAAGGTACTACCGAGAGCTCCAGAAAATAAGAAAAGACGAGATTTTTGCAGAAGGGGATAATCCGTACCCGTACTACGCCGCAGCCGTGGCATATTACAGGCTAGATTACTTCTTTCGAAACCCTTATGTTCCAACGAAGTATAAGCCCGCAAGATATCAACTCCTAATGGCAATTAGGCATCTCATTCACGGCTCCACAAAAGCCCCCACAAAGAAAAGGGATCTGGAAAAATATTGTGAGCGAATCACGGATGTTTTATGGGACCCAACGGAAGGGCTAAATCTTGTCGCTCAGCTACTTCCTCTGGTAGACGAGGCAGTCACAGAGACCGAAGCCGACGGGATCCTGGATCGCGATACAGTCCGTACGCAAACCTTTACAGACCTAATTGCCAAGAAAGTAAATCAGTTGCGAGCTAGTTGATTGCTGCACAGCGTCTTCCGCTCGCATCTTGCCGAATTGTTCTTGTAGGTATCAAGCGGCGGCGCGCCGCGCCGCCGTACCCGGCCCTCTACCGCCCGCCGTCCGGGCGTGCGGCGTGGGCGCCGGTCCCGGCCGGCGGCGCCCGGGCCGTAGCCACACTGCGCACCCGCCGCAACCGATGCACCCACCGACCTGAGCGACGCACCGCCGCCTCCTGATCATTGGGACCGTCGGCCTCATCATTGGCAGTTGGTCGGGTCTTGTCCCTCGCGGTCAAACTTCTCCTGGGAGATTACCGTGTCTATCGAGATGAACTCTGTGTCGACCCCGTCGATTGGGGTCTTCAGGGGAATCTCCTTCACGCCCTGAACAAGGACTTGGCCCGGCTTGAGTCTTGCCACGCTCTCGGCCGTGAAGCTGACCCAGGAGGTGTTGATCCTACTGTTGCCTCTCCCCTTGCCGCCGAATGCGTTATAGGTGACCCCCGGTTTTAGGACAAGCGGCTTCGGTTCCGCTGTCCAACCGCCGGTCGGGGCGTCAAGGCGTACCGATGCACTCTGCCCGTCCAGGTCTGGCGCACTGAACTCCGCGTCCTCGACCGAGTGAGTGGATGCGGTGATACTCGGAAGATTCGAATGATCACCCAAGGTGTCGGCCCCCAATACACCGGAGTACGGTTCGTCGTGGGAAACGATCACATCCTCTGGTGTGGCGCCATCGCACCACGCTAAAACAATGATCGGATGGCCCGCCGCATCGACGCTGACCCCGGTCGACCCGGCTATGGGCGGCGTGCAGGCCGTGGCGCCCATGATGACTACGACTGCCAGTGTGATTTTCAGCCATCGCCCCATATTCGTAGGGTAAGAAGCATCGGCTTTACCCCATAGGCCCGTGATCTTATCGGCGCCCGACTGTTACAGCTCGCGTTGATGTCTGCGAACGCCAGGTGCGCCCCACGCGCTTCCCCGGACCTGCCGCCGTGGTCCACGTTCACAACTTACGCTCGTCTCCCGCAGCCCTGACGATCGCCTTGCGGTAGTTGATCTCCGTACATGGTCGGGGGCGATCGACGGTCCGGGGTTTCGTTCCTCAACCCCGGCCCACCGAGCACCAGGACGACGAAGGCGCAGACGGTCCCCGTGCCCGTTACGTGCCCGTCAGGAGGGTGATCAAGGGGGACTCGCGGGGAATCATGGGTACTCGACCCGCTCCCCCACAGGTCAGCGTCTTCCCAGTTCAGCGACCAGGCGCGATAGAGACTTCCCAAGCTGACAGCGCGGGTTCGATTCCCGTCACCCGCTCCACTCCAAAGGCCCAGGTCAGGGATAGATTCCCGACCCGGGCCTTGATCATTTCTGGCGCCTGTTCGATGACCCAGCGCGTGCGGGTGTTGAAGCCACTGCGCCGGAGGGGGCCGCCCGGACGTAGTCGTAGGTCTCCAGGTCGACGGGAGTGCCGTCCTGCCGGAGGACGTGACCCCGCGAGCCAGCGGTCCAGGTGGGGCAGGACCGCGTCCTCCCTCGCGCTGACGCTGCGGGGATGGTCGATCTTGTTGGCTATACCGCACTCCTGCGGATAGCGACAGCGGTGATGAGGCAACTGGTTCGCCCAGTTGCCTTCCATCCGGCGAGTGCAGACTCCGCGGAACATGCAGCCGCGCAAGGCGTACTCGCCAGGGCGCTCGGTGAGCTGACCGGGACCGCGCGGTCGGGCAAGACGCAGCCGGCCGAGATGTCGGGCGGCACGATCACGATCATCAACCCGGGCGAGTCGACGATCCTGGCGTTCGGCCAGATCAAGGACTTGCCGTGGGTCGTCGACGGTCAGCTCGCCGTACGGAAGGTGACCACGCTGGCATTGTCGTTCGATCACCGGATCATCGGCAGCGAGCTCGGTTCGCTGTTCCTCCGCGACGTGGGGGCGATGCTCGTGGATCCGCTGCGCATGCTCGTTTGGAGCTGAGAAGACGACGGAGGGCCCGGATCGCGTTGATCCGGGCCCTCCGTCGCTCGGTGTCGCCTGTCAGCCAGTGACCGGGATGTCGGTCTTCACCGGCGTCGGGGTGGGCGCGGGCTTGGGCTCGTCCTGCGTCTGCGTGACGTTCTCGTCCCACTCGGTCCAGTCGTGGATCACCGTCCCGCGATCACCCTTATCGGAGTGGGTGGGGGTCGGCGTGCTGCTCGGCGTCGGCGTCGAGGTGGGCGTCCGCGTGGGAGTGGGCGTCGCAGTGGGTGTGGAAGTCGGGGTCGGAGTCGAAGTGACCGTGGGCGTCACCGTCGGCGTGGGGGTGGGGGTGGGGGTGGGGGTGGGGGTGGGGGTGGGGGTGGGGGTGGGGGTGGGGGTGGGGGTGGGCGTCGGGGTGGGCGTCACCGTCGGCGTGGGGGTGGGCGTCACCGTCGGCGTGGGCGTCGGCGTGGGGGTGGGCGTCGGGGTGGGCGTGGGCGTGGGCTCACACTTGACCCAGAACACCTTGTGCTTGGGCGCGCCGTGCTTCCCCGCGAAGGTCCAGAACAGCTTGTAGTGCCCGTTCGGCAGTGTCATGTCGACCGTACGGCCATGCCCGTCCTCGTCGAGCACGAGGGTGCCGCTCTTCACCGTGGTCTTGTCGCCCGTGGGCGGCCAGGACTTGATATTCCAGCTCACCTGCTCGGCCGCGTCGAAGTTGAACCCGACCAGGTAGAACACACAGACGTGCGGCTCATTGCGCTGATCGTCCTCCGGCGTCGTCCACTTGTGGATCTTGACGTCGCCGTTGTCGCCGGGCGGTTTCGGTTTCCCCTGGACCGTTCCCGCTGAGGCTGTATTGGAGATGGCGAGCACCGCGAGCGCTGCCACTGCGAGCATGAGTGCCGCTGCGATCCAGCGACGGACTGGAGAGAGTCTGGGGGGTGTCACGACCGCACCTCGGGGTGTATGAGAGAGCTGGAGCCTCATGGGGCTCCTCTGTGTAAAAATGTCACACCCACTGACCAAGGCCCTTCAAACGTTCCAAACCGTTATCTAGCCGAGTCAGATGGTTACGCGTTCGTGTCGTATGTGTCATAGAACCCCAGGAGCCGATCGTGCCGCTCGATGCCTCCCGCCGCCTCATCGGCGCCGCGCTCGTCGCCATGAGCCTCGTCGCCTCGACCCCCGCCAGCGTCGCCGCGTCGCCCGTCACCCTCGCCGTCGGCGCCTCGGTCACGGCGACCGCACTCCCCCAGGCCACCACGTTCACGGAGTTGAGCGGCCTCCCGCAGGACACCGACACGTACGGCAAGCTGAGCGGCGTCGTGGTCCACCCCGCACGCACGGTGGCCGTCTACGCCCTGCCCGGCGGCAAGCCCGCGGCCACCCTCCCGGCGAAGCAGCTCGGCAGCCAGACCTGGGTGCCGGTGGTGGAGGCGCGCAAGGGCTGGTACCGCGTGCTCCTGCCCAGCAAGCCCAACCACGTGACCGGCTGGATCAAGGCCAAGGGCCTGAAGAAGGCGCGCAGCCGCTATCGCGCCATCGTAAAGCTGGGCACCAGGCAGCTGACCGTGATGAACGCGAGCAAGAAGGTCGGCACCTGGACGGTGGCCGTCGGCGGTTCCGAGACACCCACCCCGGTCGGCAGGACCTTCATGCTGGCTCTGATGTCTCCGAAGGAGAAGGCCTACAGCCCGCTGATCCTGCCGCTCGGCACGCACTCGCCGACGCTCGACACCTTCGGCGGCGGTCCCGGCACGGTCGCCTTCCACGGCTGGCCGGACCTGAAGGTGTTCGGCAAGGCGGTCACGCACGGCTGCGTCAGGGTGCCTGCTCGCGCGCTCAAGGTGCTGGCAGGACTGCCTCTGGGGACTCCGGTTCTGATCGCCCCCTGAGGACGAGAGCGGCGGCCGACGGGTCCTTGCCATGCACCAACGCGAGCTCGTGCATGTGCCGGAAAGAGACGACAGCGGCGTCAGCGACGAGCAGGACGCTCGCGGTCGTGGTGTGCCGGATCCAGCGGTCGGAGCGCATGTCACGCTCCAACGGTTCCGGCGAGGAACTCGGTGGTCAAAGACCATGGGGATTTGGTTGAAGTCCCCCTCCGACACAGCCAAGGCACATGTGACCGGAGGCAGGCCCCCTCGTGGAGAGCGTTCCGGCTCCGGGATGCCTCGAAAGAGCGGCGCAATCGACGCGAGTTGTTCGGGGCTGAGATGGAGCCTGGTCATCCCGCCCGCCATCGATCCGGAACAAGCCGAGCAGACCAGGGGCATGGGTGCCAGATCATTCGTCCAGCGGGGCGCTCCACCTGAACCCCTGGCCCTGGCCCGCTTCCCCTTCGGGTCGGTCGACGGCAGACGGGATGATCAGACAGGGTGGGTGCGCGCGGTGCACCTCTATCTAGACAATGTCCTATGTGGAAGTCACCCGAGTAAACGCTGACGTGATCACCGTAAAACCTCGGCCCGGATGACGCTCTCGCCATCAACAATGCTCTCAATGAGGTCTGCAACGGCATCCACCTCGATGAGTGGGACTTCCATACCCGCATTGGTGTCGAGCGTGACTATGTGCGTACTGTGCTGCGAGTTATCAGCAGCTCCATCGGCGCGATGAAGGAACAGCGCTTGGCGGAGGGTAAGGAGTGGTAGAGACACACGTCAGGGCTTGATCACCGTGCCATTAGCGTGCCATTAAGCCCGGTAACGAGGGGGTGGCCACGGTCACTCGCGATCGGCCCGAGAGTGCCGCTGACCAGGCAACCCGAGGTCCAGAGCCGGTGATCGCTGCAATTCCCATGCTGACAGCGCGGGTTCGATTCCCGTCACCCGCTCTCACTATGAAAAACCAGGTCAGGGACATCTTCCCGACCTGGCTTTCGATCTTTCCAGACTCCATTCCGGCCTTCCGTGCCCGTTACGTGCCCGATCCCTCCTGGCTTCCTTTGTTGAGGGCCTTCTCGGCGAGCCTCCCCATCCCGTCGGGGACCCTCCGATCCCGGTCCCCCTCGGTGTGCAGGTAGATGAGCGCGGCCCGCGTGGTCGAGTGGCCCATATGGTTCATCAGCTCTCGGAACGAGGAAGACGAACGCCTCGTCGCCGTCTCCGACGTAGGCGTCCAGGTGAGCGCGAAGCTCCGAAGATCACCACCTCGGGCAGGGCCACCGTACGCGTCCCGGCGGCGGACTTGGCGGCCCGATGGTCACCGATCCGTCCTTGAGCTCGGTGGTGGAGGCCACGACCTGCACCGTCCCGCTTCCAGGTCGAGGCACTTCTCTAGACGACTGTGGCCGTGACTGGCCATGCCCCGCGGCCCAACAGATCGAGAACGAGTGCCGCAATGTTCCACGCGTCGTCCTCGCCACGGTGATGGCGTCCCTCGAGCGGCAGCCCGGCGATCTGTAGAGCGTGATCCATGCCGGGTTTCTTGCGCAGCCCATAAGCCGCGGCGAATACGGCCTTGGCGTTGGTGTGGGTGCGTTCCGTTGGATAGCCGAACGGGTAGGCCACCCCGTCAGCCTGACTCTGTCGAGCAAATTGCCGACGGTCGTACTCGCCCCAGCTCGCCCAGGGACGCCTCCCGGCCTCGTGCTCCTCGACGAGGATCCGGCATGCCTCGGCGAAGGTGACGCCCCGTTCCACCTCGGCTTGCGTCAGGCCGGTCAGTTCAGTGCAGAAGTTACTCACCGCCGACCGGACAGGGCGAACCAAGACACGGTGCCGGGACACGCGGCGCCGTGCCGACATGTCCACGACGGTGAGACCAATCTCGATGATCTCGTTCACAGAGCCGGGCGGCGGCTGTCCGTCCCAGCAGGTGGCTTCCACATCGATGACGTTCAGCAGGGCAGATTCGTGGCGCATGGG
Coding sequences:
- a CDS encoding L,D-transpeptidase, which encodes MPLDASRRLIGAALVAMSLVASTPASVAASPVTLAVGASVTATALPQATTFTELSGLPQDTDTYGKLSGVVVHPARTVAVYALPGGKPAATLPAKQLGSQTWVPVVEARKGWYRVLLPSKPNHVTGWIKAKGLKKARSRYRAIVKLGTRQLTVMNASKKVGTWTVAVGGSETPTPVGRTFMLALMSPKEKAYSPLILPLGTHSPTLDTFGGGPGTVAFHGWPDLKVFGKAVTHGCVRVPARALKVLAGLPLGTPVLIAP
- a CDS encoding AIPR family protein — translated: MDKITASQLGEFIETRQLKKLSQSEQFEAFAAHCVVSAEYDDAFEPEDLRTGGGNDLGFDAVALIVNGDLVEDVEEIRDLKDRNNYLQARIIIVQARTTSGFTGTTITDLADNICDFFAETPTLPMNADVLAFKQLIDELYKHSTSFRRGAPDLVIRYVTTGTWDEDPHLRAKLNGAIKRLKSLNLFEEVSFSCFGAKEIQALYRQSENSVEASFDFPNSIVLPDIEGVEGAHIGIVKSSEYLKLITDSAGNIRRSLFYDNVRDFQDYNEVNRGIRETLASPEKRDRFVVLNNGITIVAREIQTTRNTFTLRDYQIVNGCQTSHVVFDERDNLGDSVYLSIKVIVTRDEDVASTITAATNKQTQVSDEDLQALENFQKELEDFFVAHPVEHKLYYERRSKQYASVSGLEKTRIITRPQLVRAYAAMFLDEPWRAGRYYRELQKIRKDEIFAEGDNPYPYYAAAVAYYRLDYFFRNPYVPTKYKPARYQLLMAIRHLIHGSTKAPTKKRDLEKYCERITDVLWDPTEGLNLVAQLLPLVDEAVTETEADGILDRDTVRTQTFTDLIAKKVNQLRAS
- a CDS encoding 2-oxo acid dehydrogenase subunit E2, with translation MVDLVGYTALLRIATAVMRQLVRPVAFHPASADSAEHAAAQGVLARALGELTGTARSGKTQPAEMSGGTITIINPGESTILAFGQIKDLPWVVDGQLAVRKVTTLALSFDHRIIGSELGSLFLRDVGAMLVDPLRMLVWS
- a CDS encoding 3'-5' exonuclease — encoded protein: MRHESALLNVIDVEATCWDGQPPPGSVNEIIEIGLTVVDMSARRRVSRHRVLVRPVRSAVSNFCTELTGLTQAEVERGVTFAEACRILVEEHEAGRRPWASWGEYDRRQFARQSQADGVAYPFGYPTERTHTNAKAVFAAAYGLRKKPGMDHALQIAGLPLEGRHHRGEDDAWNIAALVLDLLGRGAWPVTATVV